The DNA window TCCGGCGGAACTCTTGAGGTCATGGGATTACTCTTGGGAAAAGTAACGGCGAATACTATGCTCGTTATGGATTCGTTCGCTCTTCCCGTTGAGGGTACTGAAACTCGAGTCAATGCCCAGGCCCAAGCATACGAATATATGACCGCTTACATCGAGGCTGCTAAACAGGTAACGGTGAATCAATATTTTTGGGTTGTAAAATGTGCCAAGACTTTCACCTCCATTGGCTGAATCAATACTGATACATTCTACAACTGTCTTACAGAGTAGACAAAAAAATGGGACTGACGACATTTTTACAGGTTGCCCGTCACGAAAATGCCATCGGTTGGTATCACAGTCACCCGGGTTACGGATGCTGGTTATCAGGAATTGACGTCTCCACTCAGAtgttgaatcaaaattttcaagaaccATTCGTAGCGATTGTAATTGACCCTGTTAGAACTATTTCAGCTGGAAAAGTATGCCTTGGAGCTTTCAGAACATATCCCAAggttaatataataaatgattTGAACACAATTACTAGGAAATTATACCTGAATTTGTTTGATTTAATCATTTTCGTGCCGTTTAATTCCCACAGGGTTATAAACCACCCAACGACGAGCCATCAGAGTACCAAACAATACcgttgaataaaatcgaagACTTTGGAGTACACTGCAAGCAGTACTATTCCTTGGAAGTAACGTATTTCAAATCCTCCCTTGATCGTCGACTGCTTGATTCTCTCTGGAATAAGTACTGGGTTAACACGTTGAGCTCATCCAGTTTGTTGACGAATGCCGACTACACGACTGGACAGATATTTGATCTTTCCGACAAACTGGAACAGTCTGAAGCAGCACTTGGTCGAGGAAACATGCTCGCCGCAACTAATGATCCTTACGACCGTCGGAGCGAGGACAAACTCGTCAAGACGACAAGAGATAGCTGTAAAACTACAATTGAAGTTATACATGGTCTTATGGCTCAAGTTATCAAAGATAgacttttcaatcaatttggAACCGGTAAAAAAGACTCTTAAGCTTATTTTCTCTTACAGTGCAGTTTTTCTATTGTATATCTATTAttaaaaagataaataaataataatattgtgaTTTGCAACAAATTTACTATGTTCAATACGAAAATCATTCCAATCATAATGAGAATATTACAAATCAGAGGTGATAATGTAACTGGTTACCAAATCGTAACTACTTCTGTCCctatacattattttatttaaaaatgcaAAGTTTACTAgatgtcaaaatttttataagaaTCTGTTATGACTTTGTAGTATCCTACTCCACATATATTCCAATGAATTATGACTTGTACAGTTGAAGCTGCTGAGTTGCAGTAGTATATTCATGAATTCACACACAGGCACAAACTTCccaataaattcattttgtcTTTCAGCGCAGTGCTTTTAAACAGTAATTACAGTAACAAGTCAAAGTTTTATGTAATACAAAGTAACAGTATTCAATTATTGTGgaataaaaatacgttttattttcacacctTGACTCACTAAAAAGTATATACAGCATCTTTATCATTATCCATTATTATTGTAACCGataaatatacacacatttacacataggtatgtacatacatatatttataaatgcgtatatatttatataaaactCAAATAATTATGAGAACAAGTAGGCAGGGTTCATCCCTATTGGAGGGCTGAAACTTCTTTGTCAACATAATCATGCATACACTCAGTTACACGTATCCTGCAGATTAACTGCAATCACCCGTTACGAACACAATTCACAAGGGACGGACCTAATATACGAAAAATCCTAACTACCGATAAAATCGGTGCAATAGTGCATGTCCATAATCCTTTGTAACCAAGCAGTAACTTAAAGTTACAagattatgttttttttttgtaaatttatcttTACAATACTTTAAGTACAACCTTGCCATTAATATTTAATTGCCAATTTCCAGGCACATATATGATTTCTTTCAACTACAGCTCAACTGACATCATAATTACCTCTCTCTGCCTTTCGATAAACAACACTTAAGCAAATATTGAAGcaaaatcttctttttttttttgaatttgcaaaaGTGCCTAACGCAACGATGTAAGCATACAACagcgataaaataaatattatacgtattcaTACATTATATTGAACGCGTGAATTAGCGATTCATTGGTGCAGctaaatgaatatataataacaaatattaaaaattatagtcCAAATACAGTAATAGTGGAGACGAGGTATGATAGAATTTAAATGTAGCAGAATCCAGAGAGAGGAAAAACTTGGGATTGTCAGGGGGATTCGGTACAATACAATGCTGTAATTTATAAAGGGAATCCTCGGTCTTCAAGACCTTAATAGTTCCCGCATTTgttacgtacatacgtataatttgGGATGTAAAATTATGACATGAGTAGCAAATGTTTTAATATTCAGTCCTCAGCCCtccaatgataataattaatcaaggATTCTACGTCTAACAAGGATTCTAGCAACTCATTCCTATTAGTAGGGTGAATCGCATTAAATCATTTTATCCAACATAACTTGATAGATAGTTATAATTGTACATAAAACGATTGTAGCAATGTTATTTacgataattaacaaaattatCATACACGTAGTACTACAAATATCCCTCCCCCCTGGCCCCCTgccaaaaattaaaaataaacaaaaaaaaaaaaaaaaaaaaaaaaaacaatgttcaTGAGCCccaattatttattgtatataatatagtcACGTTTGGCATGACAATTTCTATCTAATATGTACAAAGTAATTGAGttcattttcaatcaaaacGAAGAAGGGAAAACCGAGTCAAGTATCAAATCAACAGAGCGGGGCAATATATTGTGGATGGTTGTGAGAGTAGTAAAAGATATTATAAAAACAAGCACCCTTCACCCGCACTTTCCAATCGACTCGTCTTCgcagataataatatttttttctcttcttctctaaATGTTTCACCATTTTGATTCCCTTACTTGATGTGGCAACTTAAAGCGAATCGTATCGACGATTCCTCTGCGAGTTTAATCGTCACCGAAGTTCATAGTTAAACTACTATAATTTGCAGTGATTGAACTCTGTGCACCTGTACGTGTTATCATTAATCATGGCGACAATACACTTAATTTCAATGGTCAAATCGTATATGAAAGTAATCGATGtccaaatataaaaattcaatttttacgttttctttttgcaattttgttttGTATCGTCAATAATAAATAGCTAATGCAAGTCATGAggtaaatattcaaaaatttcattgtaatGAATTTACTGcgttattttgatttttgatgtTTCATCTTATAAATACATGCTTGCATAGCGTAACATAATCCATGTTTTGTATtgctttcaaaaaattcataaggGAATAAATCCGGTATCACAGTAATAATactaatgataataataataataattttacacgttattattaatatagtGGTATCttatattgatttttataGTACATACACAACGGTTCTTCTTGCGTACACGTGGCGAGTTAGAGCGACCAATCCtgtaaaaattcttgaaattttttttacaaatattattttgaatcttCTTTCTCCGCAGGCTTTGTTGTCAGATTCACTCGTATCACATTTCAcagatttttcttattattatcatttgttttttgttgctttttttcctttcattgtTTTATAACCAACGATCAGGTATAATTTgagaatataaatttcttatatgtatatctatataccaTGAGCCTTTTGTTACACTCGTCCAGTTCAATTTGATTGTTAGGTGATCGTGGAGGTGAGACGGTGTGGGGAGGGGTTCTTCAGTCTGATCAGACTTGTATGATTAGGCAGACATATGTACAATTGGTTTTTCTATAGTGTCTTGTCACTGCCATGCCAGCGGCGGAAAGTTGTTCACCTCCGTTTGTTCCAATACGGGCCCCGAATCTCCCGTATACGAAATACGCAATCGCATCCTAAGCGCTGCCTGTAGTTTGACATAGTTGAAGGAAAAAACGTTTATCAGATAGTCCTAGTATCGATTAGAATTACCACACGAGTCACTAAAAAGTACAGTTTCTTCTGTCACGCATTAAAATACACGGAAATGTATTTCAGATGTGATTTTCATTTACTCAACAGTTAAATAATTACTAGATTATCATGTTCGTGAATTATTCTGATTGGAACAGCAATGCGTCTTGGAAAAATAGATTACTTTTTATGAGACTCGTTTGAAGCAATAAATTTCTCTGAACGATACTGTAGACTTACTTTGTTGATGTTTGTTACTTTCATAACTTGAGTTACTTGACCCAATGGAGGTATGACGGTGCCTGAAGGTGACAGCATTTGTAATTGGAATGTCTAAAAAAGTTTTAGGGAATTGATTTACCATTTCTTTCAGAATCTAAATAAGGTTTACAATGAATTCATACCTTGGGAACTGCGGCTTGGAATAAGAATTCGGTCAGTTCCATAGAACCAACATTTTGAGCCAACATGTTGATCACCAACAAGTCTGGAGTCTCTGATGGTCGCTCTAATTTGAGTACGATTTTAAGGCCTAATTTATCAAAGGCAACCAGACTTGGTATTtctgtaaagaaaaaaattacttattttccatcgataataaaaagtcttaatttaaaaaaatatactcatGCTGCAAGTTACGAACCATTTTGAACCGGGGACGAGTTGAGAAGGCCATCGACAAGGAAATTGGACGTATTGGTTGGGCTAAAGATTTGTGGAGTCGATTGGACCTGTGGAAAAGAAGGCGGAGCTGAAATAGGTGTGCTCAGATCTAACCCTCCAAGTAGATCGAGAAGGTCATTGTTATTAATGACTGGCGCCGCAGTAACTGGAGTATTGTTATCCACCACAGCTGGGATTTCAGTATCAAATTCCGAACTTCCAAGCAAATCCAGCAGAGCGCTCTGTAAAAGAAATGCAAAATGAATACATAATTACAATCTTCATCCTGAATAAGGTTCATTGATGTCTACAGTAGGAATAATTCAACTTACCGAGTCTGATGGAGCAGCAACAGGTAGCTGTTCCAAAATCATAGTTTTATCTTCCTCGATTTCAGACTCTCCGTTAACTAATCCGATGATTCCATTTGCCTGTGGTTTGGCAGTCTCCATAGGAGGCATTCTTTCCAGTAATGCGGTCCTCAAGTGTTCATATTTTCTAAATAACTGCGAGAATTCAACTCCGCGTTGCTGAAGCTCAATGTGTAAATTGCTCCCAAACGTATCAATaatttgtcgaatttttctgtaaaatgaAAGTGGCATACTGCATCGTGTTACTTTggtagtaaaataaaaaacataacTGGGACATACATAACgataaaattagatttttaagagaaaaaaaataaaaataagaaaagaaaagaaacaaccATAGTTCGCCACACCAGCTGTAATAACTCGCGAGATTACTCTGTTCTAATGTGTTAAAAATCGTGTGTCTGAGATTAAATTTACTCTTGCCTTGAGCACTTTCAAAGTGGCTgaatacaaaagaataagCAACTATACTTACTCGTTGCCTTGTTGGAAACGAGTGCTGAGTTTCGTGAGTGACAGTAAAGTGTACTGTTTCGTGACTACGGTATTTTGTGGGCTCCACAGTAACCTTTGATAGACATCAATGACTTCATCTTCAGTAAGCTGGCAAACACGTAGACAGGTATAAAGGTTAGCCATGAATTCCACGCCTTCTGGGTCAAATCAATAAGTATGACCATTAACCTGATCTTAATTCCCTCTAAATTTAACTCACATTTACAGGTGCCTCGACGTCTTCACTTGGCGGACCATAAAGTAACAAATCACCGTACTCCCCGATGCACCAAGTCGCCACTTGAGCCAATGGCTGCTTATCGGCAGTATCCCTTTCCAAAGCGCGCCAAAGTGCACAAACCGCATATCCTTGCTGTGCCTGTGCCTCCGATATCAACTGAATTGTACAAGCGACGACGTCATCTCTCACGTAATTGCCGGCCTGAGAACAAACGAGTTCTATAATAGAGCAtcgataatttattaaaaaacagtTCTGACGAgttaaaaatctttcaaatcTCATAGTAACTTCACGTCCACTCATTTCTTTGGAACACTATTCACTCACTGCGACTAAAACTTTGAAGAGCGTTTCAAGGTGCCAACGTTTGTTAGGAGCAAATCTTTCCGCCGACATGACGATGTTGCTACTACATTGAGCTTTGAATTCAGGATCGGCTCGTTCTAGAAAGAGCAATAATTCTTTCATCATAGTTCTTATGTTGTTTGAGTTCACTAGAGCGAAGCTAAGCTCCATTGCACGCCGCCTTATCGAAACATCAGGATCCTTTAGGCACTcctgcaaatttattttatgttgTGAAATAAAAGCATGTGTCGTATGGATATTTAGGATAAAGGAACGAAAATCGACATACCAAAATTGTGGAACGGTGTCTCTGCACAGCACTCGTATCAACATACACAGTCTTCAAAAGGGTGTTTAACGCGACgtaacgaatatttttatcgttattcaataaaaatctACCGAGAATATTGACGGCCAGAACTCTCAAGCCGCTCTCTGACTTTATATCCATAATAGACAGAACCGTTTCATACAATATCGTATTTCCAACGTTCTTACTGGTTTCCGTGTTTGTTGCCACTTGTGCCAGGATATCATTCATAGCTTCCGATGCATCGACATCGTTTCTTCCCAAAATTCGTAAAAGTCGCAGAATTTTCACTTGAAGGAAAGGATCTGATACTCCAGATACGTCGTGCTCTGGAGAATATCCAGCAAGTATTAAATTCTTTAAAATCCGTACGAGGTTGGGAACAATCTGAAataaacagattttttttcctcacaatttgtatacataaatGTGTATTAAAACagtaatatataatgtaaaacactattttttaacattatttGCGACACATATTGacatatattttacatacCTAAAAAGTAAACAGCAATAGAAATGAAAGGTAATTGAAGCAGATGATCTTTGCTTTAACAGatcatatttaaatttataacaaaattttgctaTAATTGATTAAATGAGACGATCAATCAACCGTTCAATCAAGTTCATTCGCTGTTCAATATTAACTAGTAATGTTTTACTATTTGATTACTTATAGCAGCGTTTTGCAATGCATATAAAAACATATAACCGGAAGTTTTCGCAGTGTACAACCGCCGAATACCAGGAAGTTATAAAGAGTCTGCTTTGATTAGATCACTTTGAATTCTCGGTTGCGGATCAAAATGGAAAGCAACTGGCTCACGACAGTTAACTGTTGATCGTTAGTATACACTATTTGTATTtaaagtatgaaaataattcttacaGTAAAGTAAGAACTTCGGTTCAGGATCATAGCAAGATAACATAAAATTCAAACTATGTACGAGGATAAACCAAGAGAGAAACTGTGCCATGCCTAACATGCACTAACAcagtatatttcaaaataatttacctCTCGATGGCCGCATTCCTAAATAGGACAAAACTTAATTTAAGGATCATTGAAGTAGTGAAACTAGTGAGTTATTCATTACTATACTCACAGCTGACGATAATGATAGGTAACACAACATTCAATGCATGCTTGATTGGTTCAGATAACATTAGAAATCAGGAATTACAGAAAAATGACGTCGGACAGAAATCGTGTATTGTCAATGCAAAAATACTTTGTAGGGTAGTCTTTTTCACGCCGAGAATTCTACTATTCGATCAGCAAAAATCACATTTTCCTCACCTTTTTGAAATGATTCAAAGTGTCAATGCTGTTTTCACACATTTCCGTAATCAGAGTAACTCCGGTGATTAAAACGCCGTGATTCTTTTCCGTAAGTAGACTGCGAGTGGCTGGCAAAAACATTTCCATCAACTCGGGGACACGTCTGATTATTCTGAACGCGCACAGGGCTgctttttttctaatatatGCATTGGGCGATTTCATAAGCCTCTCGACTTCAGCTGCCAGATCTCTTGCCATCTCTGGTGATGCGattgcacctagagtgcacAGGGCAAGCCCAATTACGAACTGTGTAGAACTGTTCAAATCGCTGTAAGAACGTCgagatattattttcatcgttcGCATCTCGTAATGCTaagagagtgaaaaatgttgtatTGCTCAGGTGCGACAGGTGTTTGTTAGATTCTGGTTTTCATTTCAAGTTTGCTATTAAAGCAACAAGTTCTATGATGTTTATAGAATGAAATGCAGCTTCCTcaataatgaaagaaagaaaaagacgaatgttataaataaaaactcaTTCAAGAGTTGAGAGAATGATATTTCATCCTCTCAACGCACAATCAAAATCtggtaaaatatattttctgcCCTAATGATCACTTCTTATACTTGCTTTTTCAGACAGTTGGTAATCAAAAGGTGAACATCTTGTCGCTCGTCGAGCAGCAGCATAGCCCCAAGATAGCCGATTCTTTTGTCTGTAAACCTCGGCGACGCTATCAGCTTCAAACATTCGAGCTGTCCAAAATGCGCCGGATATCTGTGAATTTGATTGAAGCAAATTTTCAGCTTCAGAAGTTATTCCGATCTTCTTATAacgaagaataaatttttacagacCCCAACATGTGAATGTAAAGCAGTTTGGCAATGTTGCGACACCTCCAGACGCTGTCCTCCTCCCTGAACGTCGATCGAATGTATGCGCATTCTTTGTTGACAACTGTACGTTCTTCAGCGGCAGTTCTTGCCGCTCGTATTTGTCTGATCAAATCGCGGAGGCGTGTAGGAGCTGGCATTCTCACTGTCGAAACTTTTAAATTAACATTATGTTATCAGTGCACTGTGTTAGCTGGGCGGCGGTGCGTTAGTGTAAAAAGCTAAGCACTGCACTGGACGAACTAATCGCTGCATTACAGGGACGTGATTGGACACATAAAATCTGTGCgatatattcaattttaaaatagTGGCGACTATAGGACTGTGCGAATAAGAGTCATAAACTTCTGAAACGATCGTTGACTTTATTCAGAGCTTTGCCAAGTTCCAGAGATACAAAAGCCTGAATGAATCAGGCGTGTGGCAGTAATTGAAGATTCAAAGGatgaatcatttttcgaaaagaaaGTACCTGcatatttcattgaaaatatctgGTACAAGCCTTGACAAAGCTCTGCATTCGATTTACTAAAAGAAATCCTCTGGCActttaaaatttgtaaaagaGCTACAAACCGAAGCAAATATTGAACGGAGTAAAAAAGCTTGAAAGAAGTTCTCTGTAAGCTCAGAATAAGCaggatataaaaaatcaaataccACACTCTGAATTCCAATTTCACAATCACTATAAATATAAGCTCATAGTACAGAAGCTGATGACATTGAGGAAGAGAAAATAGATCATACATTACGCAGATGTAAAAGAAATTGATGGGAATTATAAATCTAGTTAGCGAGTGTGACGCCGAAGCTCATCTTTAGgttcttttgcttttttctctATTCTAATTGCAACCTGGGGACGTGTGTAAAAAGCTAGGGAAGGATGATCAATCGCACAATCCGGGATACCCACCTCGCTCAACAGCCTCGTTGATAGCCTGCTTTATGGAGGCCATATTGAAGGCTGGGTTAAACCTGAAAAAGTCACACCATGCTGGTTTAGAAAGCACACTATAAATGTCTTTTAGTTCAACTTAGTAATATCTATCTACATGCATTGACACCTTTAGTACCCAATCGTTTTTTGATCGCATTAGAACTTgacacagtttttttttttaattcgaggAATTGGAAAAGGAAGATAACAATCCGATGCAAAATGAAAACCTCCAAGTAGTGATAAGAAATAATCGATTGTTAGATAAATTAACCAAGTTTAAAATCAATGTCAACGAGTTGAGATTTTATCTATAACACAGTATTTCATctgttataataatatgataacGTATTCAGGTTGTCCTATTTAATCCCCACTGCTCTCTATTTTTAGATTCTCTTATAGAAGAATGGTTCAATAGttcttgaaattcaaaaaatatgtcgactgtaacaaatttttgcaattataaacaagatcaataaaataaagtcACAGCTTCttccgaaaaatttatttcagtaaTTATCTGTAGAACTCTTTTTTTGCAATCGAGTGGAGAAAACTGTCCGAATTGAATACAATAGGAttaagaacaaaaaaacacgagaagaaaattaaaagaatcattttcaaatcaaccaacaaatttgaaaagaaatctACTCTTTCCAAaactttttaaataaataaaatcaattaaagatagaaaaatgttgactattgtaaaaataaattggcatATAATTTGCTCTACTTATTTTATACcattgaaaaaacttttagaAAGTAAATATACGTTATTTCAATAAGAAAATAGTAGTAGTCTTATTACAGActatgttaaaaatttttcaacagagATTAAAGGAAGGACTGTACGCAAGGGCTGAATACAATAAAATTCGAATCAAACAAACATTTGTACGGAACGAAATActgaaatgaacaaaaaaataaataaaattacccATGTTCTGAGGCATTCATGATTTCTCAACACCGTTTagaaattgtgttttttttttttgttttcggcTGGCAGCTATAGCAACAAACTGGATTACTGCAGCAGGCTGTTAACCACTCGACACACACACTCTTTACTCCTTTGTATCGCCGCTATGCTCCTGTTAGACATAtcgtatttgttttttttatggttACATCGGCGTTATTCCTTTTGATATCAAACTCAGGGACAGGGCATGGGGGTTACAATCTTAATTGTACGTTAAACGCAAGCTTTGTATGTACCTATTCACATGTCTCTATAACAATAAACAGAGTCGACATACATTTAGGAAGCATGTGTGAGTTTATATGCGTACGTGTCTGTATTACATAACAGAAACATTCGCATCTTCCAAGATTAATTTCCCGACAAATATATCACACCATTTACTCTGCTATTTCTGTCAacataatattatttgtttacattAAATACTTGtcagttttagatttttcattctacGCAAGAAATTGGCAATGTTTTGAAAGGCTTGAAAATTATGTTTAATGTAAGATGCTGATGAGTTACTCGAGTTTACTATGTTTTATGATTTGCAGGTATAAAATGTCGGAAAATAAGAGTGGCTAAAAACAAACTCAAACTGTGTGAAACTAATCTTGTattgtaggaaaaaaaaatgaaaaaataaaaaagaaaagataccGCCGAGAAGAGTGAAAGATAATAGAAGAAAAGAATTGACTAACTTTGACGCTAATCGATGTTGAATAATGCGAGTGTGGCATGTAAAGAGTAGTGGGCGTTAGATGCGAAGGTTAGCTTTTGGTAAGCTGTCAAATGTGTGCGTAGAATTGGTAAATCACATCGAATAAACTACGGTGGAAAAAGAATCGGGCGAAACCGAAGGTTGCAGGTGTACAAGATCGTTGAAAAGCGAGGTTGAGCATgtaaaatacatacatacggcAGTTATAAGCAGGCAGGTGAGAAGAGTTTTTGTCCAGATGCACACGGTGGTGTCAAACGACGGAAACGTGTCAATCGCCACCGTGTCACCTAACTTCACCTGACGAATGAGATTTTGAGGTGAGAAAAAAGACAGGAACAAACCGATGCACGGATCCGAATGAAAGACACACCACTCAAAGAGAAACACGGGAGGACGGAAAGGCACTGATCGGCAACTCCTCTCGACTCTCGAGCCGTGTATAACTTGGAATTGGAACTGCGAGTAGGTACAAACGCGAGTTTAGTGAACCACTCGTCGAACAATGCCGCACCTGCCCTGCCGAAACTCTGTTCCACTTTCCAGCTCACTAGTCAACTTTGATCACTGGATAATGTATTCGATCGAGGTTTTCTAACGTTGATACCTACCGCCTACCACAGAGTTCGAGACCAGAATCGTATTGTTGTGGGCGAAGGGTGGTGTGTTGTTTTAAATCATTAGAGGAGGAAAGAAAGGGACGAtaaaggaaagagaaaatttgacgaaaagaaaaaaatggcaaaCAATAGTGGAACAGGGGTATTTATCACGAATCGATTATCGGGGCATCAAGGCGATCATTATTAATCGCGCATATGTTAAATTACGCCGCCGACCCACCCCGAACGTACGACAAAACACTCGCTTGTCTGCAATTCACCAATCTACACTAAACCAACGAACTAATCTCCGCCGTCAGCCATACGTGCAGTGTTGCCAGATTAGCAGAATCCTACTAAATTTATGAGGAATTGGAAGCTTCCggagaaaaaatatctagGAGTTTTTTCAGGAcgaatttcaagaattttcagATTTATGCTTCGCTCGTCGactgttacaatttttactgactttatttgttatttttctatgCGACAAGTACGGTGAGCGAAAGGCGACCACTTGCGGGGGGGATGAGATTCTATCGGTAAAGCAAATTCCAGAATTGCTGGTAGGGTCTAAgctgaatttcaaatattatagGAACAGCTTATTCTGAAAGGTGAATATTATTTCTACGTGTCAATCATATGCATGATATCGTGCAAACTTGATTCAAGGTCATTctgtcatttaaaaattttaggaGGAAATTTGGGAAGATTTTCTTTGTGGGTTAGGAGATTCTAGGAGAATTTCAAAGTTACCCTAGGAGATTTCTGCAACAGTCATCTGGCAACACTGCATACACGAAAACTAAGATGGCGGGACGGCCTCAATTAACGTTGGTGGTCGGCGGTACATCGCTTATTTAACAAAATTGGGCACATGCTTTACAGGTTATACGTTCGCACCGTTATTAAAGCGACACGCTTCACTTGATactgcatttttttaataaatcttccCTATCATTCGACCCTTGATACATCGCTGGAGGGTAATAAAGGTGTCATTGCACAACGTAGTTGACTTGCTCTGGTATTTCATACCTATATGCGGTTGTCGTTTGAGGGCtatgaaaaaactgaaacgaTCACTTAATGAATTCCTGTAGttttgttaataaattttgCTCCCGGGGTAATTGCATGTACTAATTGTGTACAATGGTATCTCTAACGAAACGATCGTAGAAACTATTAAAAACCGATCACGCTACGAACCGATCATCAATATGTTCGTATAAGTAAAAACTAGACTGTAAGTTGGTACATTGCAACGCAATGCATGTTTTgcatatttcatttcatcaatCAGCTTCATCAATACGCGATATTTTTCGTTATCTTGTACCGTATCACCAACGATTGGATGTATCGAGCATCTGTGATTCATGCAGACGCGTCACACCTTTGCATTCATACTTCTCTCCCATTTATCTCGACGCGTGTATTTTATCattgcttctttttttctcctccctgaatttttttcccttctcccCATATCGG is part of the Neodiprion virginianus isolate iyNeoVirg1 chromosome 5, iyNeoVirg1.1, whole genome shotgun sequence genome and encodes:
- the LOC124304478 gene encoding AP-1 complex subunit gamma-1 isoform X7, which gives rise to MFNPAFNMASIKQAINEAVERVRMPAPTRLRDLIRQIRAARTAAEERTVVNKECAYIRSTFREEDSVWRCRNIAKLLYIHMLGYPAHFGQLECLKLIASPRFTDKRIGYLGAMLLLDERQDVHLLITNCLKNDLNSSTQFVIGLALCTLGAIASPEMARDLAAEVERLMKSPNAYIRKKAALCAFRIIRRVPELMEMFLPATRSLLTEKNHGVLITGVTLITEMCENSIDTLNHFKKECGHREIVPNLVRILKNLILAGYSPEHDVSGVSDPFLQVKILRLLRILGRNDVDASEAMNDILAQVATNTETSKNVGNTILYETVLSIMDIKSESGLRVLAVNILGRFLLNNDKNIRYVALNTLLKTVYVDTSAVQRHRSTILECLKDPDVSIRRRAMELSFALVNSNNIRTMMKELLLFLERADPEFKAQCSSNIVMSAERFAPNKRWHLETLFKVLVAAGNYVRDDVVACTIQLISEAQAQQGYAVCALWRALERDTADKQPLAQVATWCIGEYGDLLLYGPPSEDVEAPVNLTEDEVIDVYQRLLWSPQNTVVTKQYTLLSLTKLSTRFQQGNDMPLSFYRKIRQIIDTFGSNLHIELQQRGVEFSQLFRKYEHLRTALLERMPPMETAKPQANGIIGLVNGESEIEEDKTMILEQLPVAAPSDSSALLDLLGSSEFDTEIPAVVDNNTPVTAAPVINNNDLLDLLGGLDLSTPISAPPSFPQVQSTPQIFSPTNTSNFLVDGLLNSSPVQNEIPSLVAFDKLGLKIVLKLERPSETPDLLVINMLAQNVGSMELTEFLFQAAVPKTFQLQMLSPSGTVIPPLGQVTQVMKVTNINKAALRMRLRISYTGDSGPVLEQTEVNNFPPLAWQ
- the LOC124304478 gene encoding AP-1 complex subunit gamma-1 isoform X4 codes for the protein MNASEHGFNPAFNMASIKQAINEAVERVRMPAPTRLRDLIRQIRAARTAAEERTVVNKECAYIRSTFREEDSVWRCRNIAKLLYIHMLGYPAHFGQLECLKLIASPRFTDKRIGYLGAMLLLDERQDVHLLITNCLKNDLNSSTQFVIGLALCTLGAIASPEMARDLAAEVERLMKSPNAYIRKKAALCAFRIIRRVPELMEMFLPATRSLLTEKNHGVLITGVTLITEMCENSIDTLNHFKKECGHREIVPNLVRILKNLILAGYSPEHDVSGVSDPFLQVKILRLLRILGRNDVDASEAMNDILAQVATNTETSKNVGNTILYETVLSIMDIKSESGLRVLAVNILGRFLLNNDKNIRYVALNTLLKTVYVDTSAVQRHRSTILECLKDPDVSIRRRAMELSFALVNSNNIRTMMKELLLFLERADPEFKAQCSSNIVMSAERFAPNKRWHLETLFKVLVAAGNYVRDDVVACTIQLISEAQAQQGYAVCALWRALERDTADKQPLAQVATWCIGEYGDLLLYGPPSEDVEAPVNLTEDEVIDVYQRLLWSPQNTVVTKQYTLLSLTKLSTRFQQGNDMPLSFYRKIRQIIDTFGSNLHIELQQRGVEFSQLFRKYEHLRTALLERMPPMETAKPQANGIIGLVNGESEIEEDKTMILEQLPVAAPSDSSALLDLLGSSEFDTEIPAVVDNNTPVTAAPVINNNDLLDLLGGLDLSTPISAPPSFPQVQSTPQIFSPTNTSNFLVDGLLNSSPVQNEIPSLVAFDKLGLKIVLKLERPSETPDLLVINMLAQNVGSMELTEFLFQAAVPKTFQLQMLSPSGTVIPPLGQVTQVMKVTNINKAALRMRLRISYTGDSGPVLEQTEVNNFPPLAWQ